One segment of Candidatus Thorarchaeota archaeon DNA contains the following:
- a CDS encoding 30S ribosomal protein S26e: MAKKRRSGGRSKNKSGRTGTVQCSKCGAVVPADKAKKYTRTVSPVDPQLARELRKQGAYIRTSRRTEHYCISCAVHYGKVNIRSEEDRRDLNDRYHRR, translated from the coding sequence GTGGCAAAGAAAAGACGATCCGGCGGAAGAAGTAAGAACAAGTCGGGCAGAACAGGAACAGTTCAATGTTCTAAGTGTGGAGCAGTTGTTCCTGCTGATAAAGCGAAGAAGTATACAAGAACGGTATCTCCTGTAGATCCTCAGCTCGCTCGTGAGCTGCGAAAACAGGGAGCATACATACGGACAAGCAGAAGAACCGAACATTATTGCATTAGTTGTGCTGTCCATTATGGCAAGGTGAATATTCGCTCTGAAGAAGATCGAAGAGATCTGAACGATAGATACCACAGGCGATAG